The nucleotide window TATATTTTTAGTATGCAACTACGACACTTTAGACTGATAGCACGATGTTGTTTATTTGAACTCACCTAACATTACATTATTAACCCGAATGCCACATATGTGTTTCTAGTTACGCATATGCAAGGCATGAGAAAAGAACTTTCATATAACGAAGATGTCACTATAATGGTATATTAAGTTAACCCCGCACTATTGTGTGTGAAATTTAAAATGCATGACAATGCTTAATTGACTAAACATACCTTCACAATACATCTCTATTTTAAGtaaatttctctctaaaatgaATCAGTTATTACATGTGGGAGCATGAGTGGCTGATATTACCATAATTATTTTGTGGTTCATTGCAATATTTGACCTTTACTCGGCCAGATATTGCTTATGCCGTCAATACAGTTTGTCAATTCATGTCCTCACCAACTGAAACTCATTTTGGGGCTGTGAAATGAATTATGCGTTACTTGCAAGGGACAATACATACTGGCATCATGTATTCTGCAGCTACAAGTCCACAGTTAAATGCATTTTCATATTCTGATTGGGCAGCCAATTTGAATACAAGGCGATCTGTTACTGGTTATGTCTTATTTTTAGGCAATAATCCCATTTCATGGCAGTCTAAAAAGCAAACTTCAGTGTCTCGCAGTTCAACAGAAGCTGAGTATAAAGCCTTAGCTCATACTGCAGCTGATATAGCTTGGGTCAGAAATATACTCAAGAATCTAGGAGTGTTTTTATGTCATCCACCAAGTCTTCACTGTGATAACATGTCTGCTATTGCCCTTAGTGCAAATCCAGTTTTTCATTCACGTATTAAACATCTTGATACCGATTTTCACTTTGTTAGGGAACGAGTACAGCAAGGTGATTTGGAGATGTTATATGTTCCCACAGAAGATCAGATTGCAAACATATTGACCAAAGGATTACATAGTCCTTCTTTTGTTAAACACTTTCACAATCTCAAACTCGGAGatcctagttgagcttgaggggggatgttgaatGTAATGTGCCATGTCAGCATAAGTTGGAGTGCCATGTAAGCAAGGCAGTTAGAAAGATTGTTAAGAGTCGGTTATATAGTTAGAGTAGTTGCTTAGATATTAAGTGTTGAAGGAATATATATAGCAACTACAGCTATACAATTGTACTCATTCAATATCATCAATAGACAAcatttcatctctctctctctctcttatttcttATCACTTGTTCTTAGTTCTTGCTCTGCTTTTGTGCGTTCTTCTGCATATTGTAAGAACTGTTATCATTAATATATAGGGGCAGAGCTATAAGGTGACTGGGATGATCGTAGGCCCACCCTGACTTTTTTTCACGCAGAAAAGTTGTGTTATGCTTATGAATTTCAAGGTATTATGTAGGCTCAGGGCCTCAATCCAACCTTTTTACTCTAATTTCTTTCATCGAGTTTGATATGAGGTTGGTGGCTCCTATAGAGTTAAGGTAATATGTTGCTTATGAGCTTTGAGGACTTTGGTCTGGGGAACAGTGTAGGGAGAAAGGAAGAAAGTCATAGAGGCTTGGAGTTTAAGTTTAAGGAAGAGGATGATGAGCACAACACCTTACCGGACTCAAACAATGTTAGTCGGTTGCTCACCATACGGCAAaataatttttgtaaaatcaggAGAACGTTTCAGATTGAAACATTTGGATCCCTCCTAGATTAAAATTCTAGCTCCACCAATCTCATAAACTTACAATTATATAAATGCAACTATCATCCCAAGGACCCACCACTACATCATATGCCCTCATCCCTACCTAAACCAAGCTGGCACCACTTTGAGGGACCATATACACCACAATACAGCACTACAAGTCTACAACACTACATGCTCATCACATATAACCACACATCTCCTCCTTCTTTTCATTCCCCTTCTTTGCCCTTAAACCCACCTTCAATTCTCCTCTACATTTCACAATGCAGAAACCACCAGCCCTCACCGCCACCCTAGCCCTGTCtgccctcttcctcttcctcctgtCCTCGACGTCCCAAGCGCACAACATTACGCGCATACTCGACCAGCACCCCTCCCTCTCCACCTTCAACCACTACCTCAGCCTCACCCACCTCGCCACCGAGATCAACCGCCGTCAGACCATCACTGTCCTCACCCTCGACAATGCCGCCATGTCATCCCTCATTTCCAAAGGACTCTCGGTATACACCATAAAAAATGTGCTCTCCCTCCATGTCCTTGTTGATTACTTTGGCGCAAAGAAACTTCACCAGCTCACCCATGGCACCACCTTGGCTAGCAGCATGTTCCAAGCCACTGGGGTGGCGGCCGGGACCTCTGGGTACGTGAACATAACCAACCTCAAAGGCGGTAAAGTCGGGTTCGGAGCTGAAGACAATGGTGGGACACTCAATTCCTTCTATGTGAAGTCTGTGCTGGAGATGCCATACAACATCTCTGTCTTGCAAATCAGTCAGGTATGCATATTTTaactgaaattttgatataatTATCCAAATTAACGCTATAACCCTAATGTTATGATAATTAGCAAAGGAAAACTAAAGTCAAAGAAAAgtatcaattttattttttgtatattgTTAATGTGTGATTTTTGTCACTCAGTACTATGGTTCGGTGGTATTTATCTTCCCTTGGAAATGAGAGGTttcgaattcgataccaaattaggctgcccattGTGTAGTTTAGCTAAACTTCACCTCCCCtagtataaaaatatcaatgtattaaaaaatatatatgatttttattaattaggaTGTTATATAAGTCTTTTTTATCAATAGTTTAATTTGATGGTCTACTAAGATAATGTGTTAAGCCTCGGTTGGGTCCGCTTTTAAATTcattgaaaatgttttttttttttgaaaatatgcTTTTAAAATCAATCTTAATTAATGTCTGATGGTAAAGGCTAGACTATATGATTGTTTttcatatttaaaaaataataataattcaacCATTTCTTGAAATTTATATTCTTATTTGATATGAAGAAATACAAAAGTTCAAAATAATACACATTTAATTTTGTCCACTGGACATGTACAGCCACTgcccataaataaatatatagaaTTAGTCCAAATTATTGCCATCACTAAAAAAAGTTGAGATATACGAGTGCAAGTTGCCATGTTACTCCACCGACAAAAATCAgattttgaaaaagaaaggaaaagagaaaatgtGTCCCTTGAAAATTAGAATATttcgtgtgtttttttttttcaacttgtaGTTCATTAATGTCTATTTGTTTCTAAACACGGTCATATATGATCGACTTAATTTTACGTGCATTGAGAAAAAGGATTGAATCAAATTGTGTAAGGGGTTAACATATTTACGAAATTGTcgatatttttttatcaaaatattttaaaaattaaggaTTGATATTGAAATGTGTGAAATGTAAACTTTATTTTATATCAGTgagatataaaaaaattaatgaatatCGATTATATTTACCAATTCACTACAAAAATTTTGCCACAACCTACCACCTATTTCGaacttttgattatttttttttttttgttattttgaaaCTTTTGTCTAATTTCGATTATATCTGAATGAGTTAATATACTTACCCATTGCAAATTTTCATAATTCCGTTGAAGACAATCGATATCCGTATCGATATAtccatcgatatttttataaatttgtatATCTATATTTTTATCtatattgatattttaaactcttcttttgaCTCAAttttatagaagaaaaatattagttaaagttgagagaaaaATTGGTTGACAATATAACATGAAACGTTCAGGCACTAACTTCTGCTGAAGCCGAGGCGCCAACTGCCGGACCAAGCCAGCTGAATCTAACGGCCATCATCTCAAAGCAAGGCTGCAAAGCCTTCGCCGACTTGCTCATCGCTGCCGGAGCCGACTCCACCTTCGAGACCAACATCGACGGCGGCTTGACGGTCTTCTGCCCGACGGACTCTGTCGTCAACGCCTTCCTCCCCAAGTATAAAAATCTAACGGCGTCCCAGAAGGTGTCGCTGCTGCTCTACCACGGTGTCCCCGTCTACCAGTCCCTCCAGGATCTCAAGTCCAACAACGGTCTCGTCAACACGCTCGCCACCGACAAGGCGAAGAAGTTCGAGTTCACGGTTCAGAATGACGGCGAGGTCGTAAGTTTGGAGACGCAGGTGGTGACGGCGAAGATCACGGGGACGGTGATTGATCAGGAGCCGTTGGTGGTTTATAAGGTGAACAAGGTTTTGCAGCCGACTGAACTGTTTAAGGAGACGGTGGCTCCCGCGCCGAAGGAGGTGGCGGCGGGGCCGGCTGATGCGCCGTCGGATGATACGCCGGCGGATCAGACGGCTGATAGTGAGAAGAATGGAGTTGCGGGATTGGACGGTGGGAGATTGGTCACGgttattttgagtttttgtgttGGGGTCTTGCTTATGTGATTGGTTTGGGAAGGGTATGTTTTGTGGgaaattgaattttgttttttgtttttattttaatttaatccaGTGAATAATGAATTGTAAAGATGTATTGTGCTATacaattattttgcatgttatACCATTTAAATACAGAAAGAATATTGTTGTGAAGAGTACTTAAGGTGTATAATGATTTGCACAATGAAGAAATTCACGTATTAAAGATATTGTACTGGTATTGTGAATGCAAATTTCGTATAAGGTTAGATTGACGACCCTGTTAGCTTAATTCATGAACACCTATAAAGATATTGAAGGTATCCGCTAAATGGCCCGTTAATGCCTAAGTAAAAAAAGTAGTTTGAGAGAAAACAAATAGAGAGAATTCTGAGTAATAAGTGGCAATTACTGATTTCCATGTTCTAAGGCAGCACAAGTGCATGCGCAGTTCTGTAGTGTTTGGAGCTCCTAAAGCAGCGCGTAGTTGGTCATACATTTATTAACTCTaaaaatttcttaagtgtttGAATGTTACATCAATTTATGGCTTACTATAAAACCAACTGCGCAGGTGTTTTCTTCCTAAAAATAAGTGCTTTTGCAGTCCTAAGTGTTTGAAAGTCCTAAAGCAGCACACATTTGTTCATATATTTATTGACTCTAAAAATCTCTTAGGTGTTTAATGGTAGCTACCTGAATTGAACTCTGACTTCCACTCTGCATTTTCATTGCAGCAAACGTTACTGGTCAGTTTATTCTTCAATTCCAACAGAAGAGAAAGTGAATTTTCACGAAACCATGCTCATGTATGAAGGCCCTTGCTAGCGATCGGAACTCCGTCCCATCGCGAATTGTTTCGAAGACATGGAAAGAGAGCTAAAACAAAGGAAGTTTGAAACTAAAGAATAACTCTCCCTTCTCCCTCGTTTGCTGCTGCAGCTTCTCTCTGTTATAAGAGCTGAAAGTCCAAGTCTGGCAATTATTTGGCAGCTACAACTTGTTTGTAATTGTAGCAGGTGAAAGTTTTcctactttttttgtttttttttttttcacttccaTCACTTCTTGTCTTCACACATGGATGAAACTCTCCTTCTTTTATAATTTAGTGAAAAATTACTGCAAGTTGCTACTGCCTCTCATTGCTCTCAGCTCTTCCTCCGTTCATAGAAGCTAGAAGTCCGACTTATGCATTTTTTGGGCAGCTGCTACAGTTTCCTTAGAGCATGTCACTGTTTCGAGCACAGAATGATACAGTGAATAAATTATCatcaaatttgtatatgttacaCTAGACACAATTTGGAGAGAATTTCATGAAGTCGTTTTAAGTTGATCACTTTAAGTTGACTTTTTGAGGCCTACAATCTAACTGAAGACCATGCGAATCTGAACATCTATCGGTGTGGGATGAACTGGGAATTCTACAGAGATTACATTGGCACCAATTTTGGATATGTTTGAGTAAAAACAGTTTAAAACCACTTTCATGAAGAAACTCGTTGCTTAGGTAATGAAGAAAATTTACACATACTCATGAGTCTCGAGattatttcaaaacaaaaacaaaaccaaaaagccaaaaataaaaattacattaccaaagaaaagaagaaaaacgaaaTACAACCTAAATACCCAAACTCCATTTTTTACATGACATCAACACCATTACTCATACATCCCATGTCTATTCCCCAATCATTTACCATTTTCCAAATAAGGAGTGAAGAAATGAATATCACCAAGTCGATCATTAGTTGGTGAATTCCCACCATACACCAAAAGGCCTTCTTTCCCCTCCCACTCCCCACGGGCGAACGCACACCAACCGCGAGGCCCGGGATGATGGTCCGAGCCCAAGCCATCATCCCACCTCTTCCACAGCAATGTTTCAGTGTCCAATGCATAAACCTCAGCAGCAAATTTCCCAGCACCCAAGTGGCCCAAGTCACTTGGGTCCACTTCACCGCCGTATATGATTATGTATTTACCAATTGTTACTGTAGAAAATACGCTCCGAGCCGTTGGTTTCTCGCCACTTGTCTCAACTTGGGCCCACTTACCCTGGGCTGGATCAAAGATGTGTACATCATCCACTTCCTCTCCAGCAAAGCCATACACAACCCATATTTTCCCTTGGACCTCTAGCAGGCCCGGCCCACCCCTCCCCTTCAAACTGTCACCCGGATTTGGGTATTGCATCCACTTTTGATCAACGACATTGTAGGCCCATAGATCATTGAGGCGACCGGCGACACCACATCCACCAAATATGTATACATGGCGGTCATCGGAGGTGACTGAGTGGTAACTCCGGTGAGGGGGCCCAGTGTCCCCACTTGAAATTAGAGTCCACTTGTTTGTGGATGTGTCAAAGGAATAGAGCTCATTGAGTTCATTGTGTTCATAATCCCTACCTCCAAATACATAAATAGTTTCTCCAACAGCTACCAGTGTCACACCAACACGTGGAGGTGGGACATCCCCGGTTCCTTCTATCACAGACCACGTCAGCTCCTTGATGTCGAACACGTGGAGCTTGTTGTCGACCGGGACACGTGGCGTGAATTCGCCCCCGAAAACATAGGCCTTCTGTCCTACTAGGGTAATGGCATGTGAGCTTCTTGCTCCAGGACCAGTCCCCTTTTGATCAAGCTGACACAATGATACAGATTTACAAATGGACACAAGTAAGATAACTTTGTAATGAATACCAccatttgtttcatatttttaaaCTATATTTTTCATATGATTTTATGAAGGAAAAAATTGGACAAATGCAGAAGAAACCTTCAGTGGCTTTATAATGGATCTAACCAAGTAAatggaaacaaacaaataagGGCAGTGACATTCACACACCCCTTTCTACCTTCCACacacttttgttaatttttatatttcgatattcttcaattcattcgatccgaaaGCAAGAAATCGGGAGAGATATGGgagaggtaaaaatgagtgtgtagaTAGCAATATCCACAAATAATATGTTAACATTGTGGGGAAATGGAAGTCATGCTAGCATCAGAGTCACATGTTGCAACAAACAATATACCAATTGAGATCACACCACATGTTATAATCTGACGATGTAGAAGAGATTCTACCGTACGTAATGGATGAGATATTCACATGGGGGTTCAAAATTTCTTATGTTGTGAGTCTAAACATGTAAAGATTCTACCTTAAACGCTCTTCGGGTCACCTCAAGTGGGTGTTTGCAGGATGATGAGTTAGGATTAAGATGAAGAGTTTGATTTTCTTCCAACGTAACCAAAAACAGAGTATATCTACCAGAAAAAGCAACAAACTTCTAACTCAATCTCTTAAATCAGATTATAGTTGTAACCTCTACAACAAATCATGGAGATTTTCTCGTGTTTTCATTGACTTTAAGGAAGATGGGCAAAAACAAGATAAGCTGAACATGTAACCAAacaacctaaaccctaaaccctaacaaacttacaaaggagaagagagaaataaaattaaaaaaaaagatatatatGCACCACACAGAGATTGGATAAGCATTTGATGATAAAATATAGTACCACTGTAATTAGGGTTTCATTTCATCAAATTTTGAGAGATTAATCTTTGAAATTAAGCTGGGGATCTAAATAAAACACACGTTGAAAGGAAATTAGTGAAAGGGAACGGACCTTGATCCATTTGCCTTGAACCAGAGACATTGCTGGAGAAGTCTCACTCGCTCTTGAAACTCTGTTTTGGTGGCTTTCTCAAATGCCTTGATATCTGTTGGAACAGACTCTAccttgtacatatatatatacacatatacatacacacatgtATTCGTATCATATGTATATCGTGACAAATTCTCGGTGACAAATTCTCGTCGTTTTCAATGTCTTAGTGCTCTAGTTCGGTTAAGTTGCATTTCTTGCCCTcgtattttgattcaatttcCAATTTGGTTAATATTACTTTAATATTCACGGTTTTAGCTCCGTAGTTTGGTGCAGTTTACAATCTAGTCCAAATATTAAATTATGCTGAATTTGAACGTTAGATTCAAAGCTTTAAATAATATACAACTACCACACGTGAGGGCATTTTGTTCTCCCCACATTTGCAATCGACTCAAGCCTTTAATCATATCGTTCTGTTTTTTTCTTAACAATTTTAGACTTGTAGGACTTAATtgctaactaaacaaaacaacgGGATTCAAATTTCGAAAACTAAAGGGATGGGGATCAAATTGGAAAATGGCTCCAGTTAGAGGACTAAAAATGCGACTTGACCTTGAGACTAAAGGCATGGAATGTACCTTctcatattatattttataaggTAGTGGATTTGGATGAAAgatctgttttgtttttttttttttgttggaaaagAATCATTTAATCAAACTGCCTcgtatatttaaatattttgtgAAATCAAATCTAACCTCCCCTGGTAGAACTCGttattttcttttaacttttctggggcagttttattttttatttttatgacatCAATGTATTTTAGAACCATTGGAGGTAGAAGTTTAAGGTTGTATTTTTCAAATAAGaatgaatattaaaataaaaaaaagagagtaATGTAATGTCTACTTGTTGCACTATATGACATGCTATTTAATTTATgttatcaaattttgatttggagagatttttcattgtGCCTAGAACACAAGCATATGCATTATATGTCAATACATGAGTAGGGGacacttgaaaagaaaaaaaaaagtaacgttagagagactaaatttttcaaactaaatgatgtattTCTAATAACAAAAAAGCACGTTAATTAACACTAATAATCAAATATCAATTTTCATGTCATtcagtttacaaaatttagtctacaaatttagtttcacTAGCAATactcgaaaaagaaaaaaacctttCTCCACTTGTACATAATATCATATGGCGTACTGTCCCGTAATCCAAGCATATAGAAAAATATCTCCAAACTTTGGAGTACGCACATCTGGTAGGTCATAAGAGGAGAGGTGTTAGTGATTGGCCTACAGGCAAAAGCATGGTGTCCCAATTATCTCACAAGAAGTGCTTAACCAAGTGATGAACCTGTTTGCAACTGCATTTAACCGTAGTTAAAAACACTTTATAAACCAATACTCATTAACCAAATTATAAGTTATAAGAGTATCTCCAATGGGAGTCTCATCACTATCCTTGAGGACTCATTTAGGAGCTTTAGAGGAGTATTCGAGTCCCTAAAAGAATATTATCTACAATGAAAATTCCTTACAGTATAATCCCTAAATATAGGgactaaaatattaaattattattattcatttcattGAAATATTGTAAccattgataaaaataaaaagctaTCTCTACCATTGATTTTTCAagaattataaaatataaaaaaaataaatgagaaGTTGCTCCACttgggtgggttcaaaaaacaagGGAAAAAAACATAAAGAGCATCACTctcattcaaaataaatatgaagtCCACTATTTGAGTCCCTATATATAGTCCTCATATTTTAGAAGTCTTTTAAAGTATTCGGCAAGTCCCTATGTATTGAGATACTTTGAAAACTTCAATTACAGCCCATTGGAAGTCATTTGTCCCTATGTTTAGAGACTATACGGTTGTAGGGACTTCATTTAGGGTcttcattggagatgctctaaaagCACTTGGAGAAACACCTAGATCTCCACTTTAGGTTTGTATTAAATTTTTGGCTTAAATATCAAAATGGTCCTTGTGTTTAACCATTTAGTCAATATAATTCCCGTGTTCTAAATTTAGCCgattttagtgttaaaaatccatttcaaaacattaaaactttAGTTATTTAAAGAAATAGACTCCAATTAAAAAATGATAACATTTttgcaataaaataaataaaagttcaACATATGAAACTATCCAAAAAGCATCATACCCAAGAGGGGTACAGGGGAAGGGAAATCAGGGAAGTGGTGCAGATTGATGCTATGAAGGTGGCACGGATGGGGGAGGGTCATCGCATTTTCATCTCAATCTGTTTCCCGCCCTATCGAGTGGATATCAACTGCTTTAGCATACGAGTCAGGCGCATTCAGTCCTGCTCTCATAGGGAACCGTTGGGTGAAGATTTACGAGAGGGAGAGTGAGTGGTTGCTAGGATAATTCACAGTGATTGGGGTGTTGCCTTGGGTGTGTtcgatggtgatggtggtgttgCTAGAAAGGACTACTTTGATGATAAGCACTTTTCCTTCCTACAGAAGCGCTTTTTCTAAAATCTGTTTTatttaagggctggtttggtattaccgtattttgaaaaaaaactgcttctgctgtgctgtgagaataagctcattttttctattcatgttttcagttttttttcacccaaaattgtgaaaataagatgtttttaagtgtttaccaaacacattttaaagcttagttttttttttatatccactttttataaaagcaccttaataccaaaccagtacttagAAGCACGTCGGATCAGTAATGTAAGTTGTAAACTTGCAAATGGATCTCTATTATTCGTCAAAGGCAAGATACAACAAAAACAACTTGTGTATTTTATATTGAAGCAAATAGCAAATGCAACATACAGTGTTGAGAACTCAAATCAATTAGCAAGTTCTTGAACTACAGTCCCAAGAGTAATACAGCTTgcagtaaaaaaaaatgaacgaaTATATCCTATCTGTGACTTAGAACACAAGTTATTTAGCATATCATTACATAACGCAAGGTAAATGACATCAATCTATACAGGAACCAATATTCAGATGGCTAGGAATCCACAGTAACTGCTGTTACAACTATATATGTTATTGGAGTATAGGTCGAGGTTTCTACTGCGGATCACCGGTAGCCTGTGTGTTTTCCATATCCCGGTTGTTATAGTACAAGTAGCTTCTTTTTCCAGAGGATGTAGTTGTACTCAGCGCAGTAAAACCGGCATAGTCCTTGTCTGAGTTTGCCAAGCATATTTCTGCTACGTAGTCAAAGAGTTTG belongs to Malus sylvestris chromosome 17, drMalSylv7.2, whole genome shotgun sequence and includes:
- the LOC126612601 gene encoding fasciclin-like arabinogalactan protein 2 produces the protein MQKPPALTATLALSALFLFLLSSTSQAHNITRILDQHPSLSTFNHYLSLTHLATEINRRQTITVLTLDNAAMSSLISKGLSVYTIKNVLSLHVLVDYFGAKKLHQLTHGTTLASSMFQATGVAAGTSGYVNITNLKGGKVGFGAEDNGGTLNSFYVKSVLEMPYNISVLQISQALTSAEAEAPTAGPSQLNLTAIISKQGCKAFADLLIAAGADSTFETNIDGGLTVFCPTDSVVNAFLPKYKNLTASQKVSLLLYHGVPVYQSLQDLKSNNGLVNTLATDKAKKFEFTVQNDGEVVSLETQVVTAKITGTVIDQEPLVVYKVNKVLQPTELFKETVAPAPKEVAAGPADAPSDDTPADQTADSEKNGVAGLDGGRLVTVILSFCVGVLLM
- the LOC126612469 gene encoding nitrile-specifier protein 5, which gives rise to MSLVQGKWIKLDQKGTGPGARSSHAITLVGQKAYVFGGEFTPRVPVDNKLHVFDIKELTWSVIEGTGDVPPPRVGVTLVAVGETIYVFGGRDYEHNELNELYSFDTSTNKWTLISSGDTGPPHRSYHSVTSDDRHVYIFGGCGVAGRLNDLWAYNVVDQKWMQYPNPGDSLKGRGGPGLLEVQGKIWVVYGFAGEEVDDVHIFDPAQGKWAQVETSGEKPTARSVFSTVTIGKYIIIYGGEVDPSDLGHLGAGKFAAEVYALDTETLLWKRWDDGLGSDHHPGPRGWCAFARGEWEGKEGLLVYGGNSPTNDRLGDIHFFTPYLENGK